The Heliorestis convoluta genome includes the window ATGAGCATTGTTTCTAAAGGCATTTCTTCGCCAGGTTCTAAGTAAATCTGAGAACCGCCCATTTCAAAGGCTCTTTGGCTCGTTGTGACCCTGTCGTCCATGCTAACGCGACCCTGGTTGATCGCATCGAAGGCTACTAACAAGGTCATCAACTTTGTTGTACTGGCTGGTGCTACCTTTTTGTGAGGATTCTTCTCAAAAAGAACAGCACCGGATGTGGGATCCATGAGTACAACACTGTCAGCTGAAGTTTCTAGCGGTACCGTTGCGAAAGCAGCAGCAGGTGAACCTAAAAGGAGCAAGGTACTTAATAAAATACCCCAAACTGATTTTTTCCAACGCTTCAAAGCAGATTCCCCCTCGAATATACTCGCCTTTATCACGTAGCAATTTGAGATCATTATGTCCTTAAGGGGAGACTGTCATTCGAAGAGGCTGCTGAAAAAAATCAACCTTTAAAGGGCCTTAAAGAGGTTTATAAAGGATTCTCTTCCCAAACTTTTCTTCATTATGAACAATATAGATGACATCGGGCCTAAACTTGTATACTTTATTTTTCTCTACTTCTTGTAACAAAGATGGCTGCTGCAAAAATTTCTCAAAAAAAGAAAACCGTCTTCCAAAAGCAAGCAATAAAGCACTTCTCTTATGAAAGGCTTTGACTTCCTCCACTGAGCCACTCATCTGTAACCCTCGAATGGCCTCATAGGCTTCCGGTTCATTATAGATGGACACAGACGCTTTCATCGATGCTTCTAGTTGCAAAAGCTCTACATGACGGCTCTTTGGAGAAGAAAAAAAGTAAAAGCATTGATCTTGATAGAGATAGTAAACAGGCGCACTCCAGGGCGCACCTTCTTGATCAACGACAGCGACAGTCATGGCTCGATGTTCATTACAAAGGGCATGAAAAAGTTCTTGTAACTT containing:
- a CDS encoding pyridoxamine 5'-phosphate oxidase family protein produces the protein MNRYQDTMTQNNKRKLQELFHALCNEHRAMTVAVVDQEGAPWSAPVYYLYQDQCFYFFSSPKSRHVELLQLEASMKASVSIYNEPEAYEAIRGLQMSGSVEEVKAFHKRSALLLAFGRRFSFFEKFLQQPSLLQEVEKNKVYKFRPDVIYIVHNEEKFGKRILYKPL